The following DNA comes from Anopheles coustani chromosome 2, idAnoCousDA_361_x.2, whole genome shotgun sequence.
CAGCTTAAGTACTCGGGACGAGTACGCAGTTCTTTTGGCATTCCTGCAAGAAAGGATTAAGATTCTCAAATTTAGAATCAGAAACACTCATGTTTATTCCCCAACGATGGGTCCCAGCAAGGTGGCCGGGGCAATCGAGCCTAAAGTGGTGAGGAAGGAGACCACAACGAAAGGTGGCATAAGTAGTGGTTGGACAATGCACCAGGGCGTGCGGTGAAGAACATGAGTTGTATCGGTGTAGTGGTTTTGAAAGGATGAATGTGGAGAGTCGCACGCAGTTAttggcaaaaaacaaactattgagggtattatgatccagttccgcgttattgctcgaaagtttccgcatatttactcgaatagcaacctgggtatttatataagtatttcaaggtatataatgttggaaaagtttgcttCGATTACAATTTCTTGTAActttattttactaaaaaaaccGTGCTACGCGGCGTTACAAAattaaaagtgtttgagtCGCTTTTCCAACAGAATCAGAACGATGGCTTTCTGTGACCCCTTTTTATCACTTCCCTCCGCTCCTTCTGTTGGACTTATACGCGATCCTTTTAATCTAACTCCGAGCCATCACTAATCACTCTAATCAATAATTTGTCACCTGTCATTTACCTCGTGATCAAGTACGTAAACAAGTTTCGCGATCAcgtttgtaaacaaagtttacaataaatatatagtttttaacaagtttcgagcactttgatttttaatccattttcaaaacgatcgagttattggtgtgttttatactatggctaaatggctaaataaatcaaagtgacttgtctaaacacaacgttgatatgaaaagtgcatcctgaattatcatgttcttggtaaataccaagatccATAGAACCCACATATGCTTCGGACACATACGGTCTATAGAGATTCATCGAgcaggaggtgcttgaaactgctcgacgataacgacgcgcgtcgtttcgtatccgcgcatcgtctcgacacgcaggtggcgtcgttttggatcgtcgagacgcccaGCCATTTTGTCGCTTTTTTCGAAgtattgtttaccttttgtatgggccagcgtcgagaagtttatcgtttccgcgctcccaatcataataccctcataTGTTTCAATTGTTTGCACGGCAACCATGTGTCGCGAATGTGCAACTCTAATGCttggtctacacgaagcgcaaaACTCTGAAAATACACGCGCAAATGTCAatttttctgtcactttttttcgcttcgtgtagacgtgCGTATTCGTGAGCCGGCGcaaatgaaatgtcatttagtgtttgtttatgtgtagaaaagtaaacaaacagtATCAGAGGTAATGTATATCACCAacatttcaagtattttcaaagaaattaatgataaattcaatcatttttagctatggaagttgtgctaacgGATCCGCGATGGGTAACGAACATCACAAACTTGACAAATCAACTTAGAGAAAGAAATCGTCGAAGAAATCGGCGTAGGTGGTGGATGCGACCCGTATTTTTTCGCCGTGAAGAAGACGGCAATCGTCTTCTTGACAACATTTTGGCGGAGAAGATGGATGATACCATCTTAAACTTTTTGCGCATGCGATGGGAGGATTTCTATTGTTTAGAATCCTTGGTGAAACATCATATCCAACGGATGGACACGAACATGCGATCGGCCATAACCCCTCGGGAAAGATTACTTATAACTCTACGGTTTTTAGCAGCAGGAGAAACGTACACTAGTCTGCAGTATTTGTTTCGGGTAATATAACTTTGCATTGTTATTTGGACGGAGTGTTTTATCATATATTTGCATTTACAGGTTTCAAAATCGTCGATCAGCAAGGTGGTACCGGAAGTTTGCGATGCAATTATGGAGGCATTGCACGATTATATAAAGGTAACGTAGCAAGTGACAATTTAATGTTCagaattcatttattttttagttcaTTCATTAGTTATTAATCCATCAACCTAACTATAGCTAAAAATAAGGAATTCAAAATAGTGATTCACTTCGCTATGTCCCGTGTCTCTCGGTGTTTGTTCTTCGCTCGGCAATATCCGATGCAATGTTGTGCATGGCTTGATACAACAAGCCGATTGCCAAGTCTTGTTCTGTGGGATCAAGTTAAGTCCAATAATGCTTGAAGTGAAGCTGTGATTTCGTTGTCCTGTGCCCGTTGTCTCTGACGTCTTGTAGTGGAGGTTGGGATAGATGGATTGGGAATTGGAGTAGTAGTATGCGAAATACCTTGAAAGGTATTTGACTCGTCAGGTATTGGGGAATTGGATTGGGCAATGGTTACGTCAGGAAAGTTAGAATAACATAGCGGAGATGAGCAAGAGGGCGGAGTTGAAAGGTTGTGATCAGGATAAGGAGAAGTAGGATTGGGGTTGGATGGTCCGGGAATAGGAGAAGCAGGTAGAAGCATTTCAAAAGAGCTTAAGGCATCAGATGAATTCGAAGTCACAGGTTCGATATTCCTCAGTATGTTTCCAGCTAGCCcgagttgaaaataaaaaatattggtttAGGTCTATCTTTTCATAAACTGCATTACTTATGctatttataacttttttatcCCATATATTTTCAGCTACCGTCAACCAAGGAGGAGTGGTTGGATGTTTCGCAACGATTTGAGGAGCGATGGAATTTTCCTCACGCCATCGGAGCGATTGATGGGAAACACATCCATATAAAAGCTCCGAAGCATAGCGGATcgcaatattttaaatacaaaAGCTTTCATAGCATGGTTATGCTTGCTCTAGTTGATTCGGACTACAAGTTTCTGTATGTCAATGTTGGTGGCCAGGGTGGAGTTTCAGACggtgaaatttttaaaaacacccGTTTGTATACGATgctggaaacaaaacaactgaATGTTCCAGAACCTGAAGTGCTGCAAGAGCCGTATGCAATAAGAGTACCATATTTTATCCTGGGTGACAAGGCATTCGCCTTTACCGAATATTGTATTCGACCTTATGGGGGAGCATACAACACCCTCGGAGCGATTGaaagaaattttaattaccGCCAATCACGAGCTCGAATGCCAGTGGAAGACGCATTTGGGATTTTTGCCAATCGCTTTCGAGTTGTGAAAGGCCCTATGCAACTTGCACCCGAAGTGGCTCAAAAAGTGGTGCTTACAGCAGTGTATTTCCACAACTTTTTGAGGAAGCGGATGCCACGAAGAACTGAAACACACCGAAACATGGCACAACGTGACATGAGGCAAGAATCACCTTTACAAAGCCTGCAGGCTGTTTCAAGCAGAACATCGGATCACCTTTTAGTTATAAAAAATCACATGGCAAATTACCTATATTTAAATGGTacgatgtaaaataaaaaaggtatGAAATACTTACTGTGTCCGAGGTTTCCACTACATCCGTGCTCTCCGAAACAAACCGCATTCTCCGCTGCAAACCAATTTGGTTTGTATACTTCCTTCACGCCTAGGAAAAGAAATTAtaatgaaacaatttattacatgaaaaaaaaattcattacTACTATTCCTTAAATTTTACCTGATCCAGTATGTAGGCTTTTCTTCAAATATGTTATCTTTTTAAGCTAGCTTTGAAACTTGCattgatatattttttgttggcacgttaagcgctacgtcggtcTCGTGGAACCGACAGCGTTCTTTACCGTATGCCGGCGTCTGTCCGCTCGGACCGACGAAACATGATTGAACATGTTAGCACGTTAACGGCTATGCACAAAttgcactgctttccgttGGGCCGGCGACTCGTAGCAAACCATCAACGGTTAGCGAGCAGTGCTTTCACGTTCAATCATGTATCGACGATAaggaacaaagcaaaacaaagaaacgcCGACCTACCAAACCTACTTCGTCGGTCCGAGCTTAACGACGCCGGCatgcgcttaacgtgttaacggGGTAACCATGTTTTGAATTTGCGAGCACCACAAACGGACAGACTATCAATTATTCACGCTCGCTTCCAAATTTCATCAACACAAACGGATGAAGTAGCACTTATTCTTCGTGACCTACGAATTCCATCAATAATTCCAAGTCAACATCACAACGTACGCGATTCAAATCCTGGAGTATGGACAACATAGTTCAACAcacatttcaattcattttcacCGCAACTTACCAGCTtctcctttgtttttttctgtttctccaTTGTTTTGCTAAATGTTTAATacatttgtaataaaaaactcgttgaaaaacaaataatatgaTATCATTAACCAACGTACCTTCTCTCTTTCGAATGAACCGACAActgcgcaaatttttgcaaagctatttttcactcgccgaccgaaaaCGCACATGCATTTGCGCAAATTCTGACAGTTGACTGCCCAtctgacagcattttaccgctaactcacagcattttaccgtttgcaaaggttgctttgcgcttGAGGCGCAAAACTCTGAAAACACAGacgaaaatatcattttttctgtcactttttttcgcttcgtgtagacgttcctattcgtgagccgatgtAGATGTAAGCGCATTCAATGTTGATTGTATTatttaattgtaaaaaaactGCACAGAGGTATTGTGTACaccgaaatcttatcaacaaccactgtacatcatcacaaacaactatttgcCATCCACCGGCACTCTATACCAGGTGcgcaaatctatttttcactcgccgaccgaaaaacagattttcgcttactttgacagttgactgacCAAttgacagcattttaccgctaactcacagcattttgccgtttgcaaaggttgctttgcgcttcgtgtagaccaaGCATAAATCTTCATGTCGTCATTGCAAACAAGCACATCATTCCATGTTGTGTCGTAATGGAGAGTCTAGCCAAGTGCTAACAGTGGCGGCACAAGACTCCAGGGCACAAACTACGCAGCCGAAAATGGTATTCTTGGCGACGGCAGTAATGTTATTGGTGAACAAGGATGGAGTGAAACTGCCAGCAAGAGCATTAATTGACAGTGGTGCTCAAGTGAATTTGGTGTCTGAAAGGTTCGTGTAGCAATTGCACCTTAACAAGATACCAGTTAACGCTCCGTTTACGGGAATTGGTAGTTCGGAGATAGTGAACTCCAAATCGCGTGTATCGGCAAAGGTGTCATCGTTGTGTTCGGATGAGTCATTTAATTTGAACTTGTTAGTACTGCCCAAGCTGACTTCAAACTTACCGGCACTCACAGTGGaaatacactgttttcagggccaattcgtcggcatcaagctgctctttgccaATAGTAGGTagaattgcacgcgcaaggtttttgtttggtttcgttaggaagcactttgggct
Coding sequences within:
- the LOC131264495 gene encoding putative nuclease HARBI1 gives rise to the protein MDTNMRSAITPRERLLITLRFLAAGETYTSLQYLFRVSKSSISKVVPEVCDAIMEALHDYIKLPSTKEEWLDVSQRFEERWNFPHAIGAIDGKHIHIKAPKHSGSQYFKY